One window of the Rhizobiaceae bacterium genome contains the following:
- a CDS encoding aldehyde dehydrogenase family protein, which yields MNKVEFHRSAKVPFAKRYGNFIGGKWVEPKAGKYFENTSPVNGRVLCEIARSDASDVEAALDAAHKAKDAWGKTSAAERALLLNRIADKMEQDLGTLALAETWDNGKPIRESTAADVPLAIDHFRYFASAIRAQEGSISEVDHDTVAYHFHEPLGVVGQIIPWNFPILMAVWKLAPALAAGNCVVLKPAEQTPASIHVLLELIADILPPGVLNVVNGFGLEAGKPLASNPRIAKIAFTGETTTGRLIMQYASQNLIPVTLELGGKSPNIFFSDVAAEDDDFFDKAIEGFVMFALNQGEVCTCPSRALIHEKIYDRFMEKALKRVEAIVQGDPLDPATMIGAQASSEQMEKILSYLDIGKKEGAEVLIGGEQNRLPGDLAGGYYVKPTVFKGNNKMRIFQEEIFGPVVSVATFKDDDEALSIANDTLYGLGAGIWTRDGTRAYRFGRAIQAGRVWTNCYHAYPAHAAFGGYKQSGIGRETHKMMLDHYQQTKNLLVSYSPKKLGFF from the coding sequence ATGAACAAGGTAGAATTCCACCGCTCCGCGAAGGTCCCATTCGCCAAGCGTTACGGCAATTTCATCGGCGGAAAATGGGTTGAACCCAAGGCCGGCAAGTATTTCGAGAATACGTCGCCCGTAAACGGCCGGGTGCTTTGCGAAATCGCCCGCTCCGACGCGAGCGACGTGGAGGCGGCTCTCGACGCCGCCCACAAGGCGAAGGATGCCTGGGGGAAGACAAGCGCCGCTGAAAGGGCTCTGCTGCTCAATCGTATCGCCGACAAGATGGAGCAGGACCTCGGCACGCTGGCGCTCGCCGAGACCTGGGACAACGGCAAGCCGATCCGCGAGTCGACCGCGGCCGACGTTCCGCTCGCAATCGACCATTTCCGCTATTTCGCCAGCGCCATCCGCGCGCAGGAAGGCTCGATCTCCGAGGTGGATCACGACACGGTCGCCTATCATTTCCATGAGCCGCTGGGCGTCGTCGGTCAGATCATTCCGTGGAATTTCCCGATCCTCATGGCCGTATGGAAGCTTGCGCCCGCGCTCGCCGCCGGCAACTGCGTGGTGCTGAAGCCGGCCGAGCAGACCCCGGCCTCCATCCACGTGCTTCTGGAACTGATCGCCGACATTCTGCCGCCCGGCGTTCTCAACGTCGTCAACGGCTTCGGCCTCGAGGCCGGCAAGCCGCTAGCCTCCAACCCCCGCATCGCCAAGATCGCATTCACCGGCGAGACGACGACGGGGCGGCTCATCATGCAATATGCTTCCCAGAACCTGATTCCGGTGACGCTGGAACTCGGCGGCAAGAGCCCCAACATCTTCTTCTCCGACGTCGCGGCCGAAGACGACGACTTCTTCGACAAGGCGATCGAGGGCTTCGTCATGTTCGCGCTCAATCAGGGCGAGGTCTGCACCTGCCCGAGCCGCGCGCTCATCCACGAGAAGATCTACGACCGCTTCATGGAGAAGGCGCTGAAGCGCGTCGAGGCGATCGTGCAGGGCGATCCGCTCGATCCCGCGACCATGATCGGCGCGCAGGCTTCTTCCGAGCAGATGGAAAAAATCCTGTCCTATCTGGACATCGGCAAGAAGGAAGGCGCCGAGGTGCTGATCGGCGGCGAGCAGAACAGGCTGCCAGGAGACCTCGCCGGCGGCTACTATGTGAAGCCCACCGTGTTCAAGGGCAACAACAAGATGCGCATCTTCCAGGAGGAGATCTTCGGGCCAGTCGTGTCCGTCGCCACCTTCAAGGACGATGACGAGGCGCTGTCGATCGCCAATGATACGCTCTACGGTCTCGGCGCTGGCATCTGGACCCGCGACGGCACCCGCGCCTATCGCTTCGGCCGTGCGATCCAGGCCGGGCGCGTCTGGACCAACTGCTACCACGCCTATCCGGCGCACGCCGCCTTCGGCGGCTACAAGCAGTCCGGCATCGGACGCGAGACCCACAAGATGATGCTCGATCACTACCAGCAGACCAAGAACCTGCTGGTCAGCTACAGCCCGAAGAAGCTCGGCTTCTTCTGA
- a CDS encoding methyltransferase type 11 — protein MELPSLLRGRLDDMLVGIPLASLQSAADRLSTRYRAETRDGTLHLGVDLAVKAYLATRLPATYAAVRTSFEMASTALPDFAPRTLLDIGAGPGTALWATLDCWPSLVRATMVEASSNARSVGQQLADGLGVETQWFDGDATGPLTQAVAADLVTMAYVLDELPENAMSPLIRRLWALAGECLVVIEPGTPAGWRRILAARDTLVAAGAHLAAPCPHEAPCPLTAPDWCHFSRKVARSRLHRMVKRADVPWEDEKFTYVVASRSPAARRPARVIAPPRAGSGQVRLKLCQPDGSVCDRLFTRRDGQLFRDARRADWGDALTAAP, from the coding sequence ATGGAACTGCCTTCACTCCTGCGCGGCCGCCTAGACGATATGCTGGTCGGAATTCCGCTGGCCTCGCTCCAGTCAGCGGCGGACAGGCTGTCGACGCGGTATCGCGCCGAAACGCGCGACGGCACTCTGCATCTCGGCGTCGATCTCGCGGTCAAGGCGTATCTCGCCACGCGCTTGCCGGCGACCTACGCCGCCGTACGAACGAGCTTCGAAATGGCCAGCACGGCCTTGCCGGATTTCGCGCCGCGAACCCTGCTCGACATCGGCGCCGGTCCGGGAACCGCACTCTGGGCAACGCTGGATTGCTGGCCGTCGCTCGTGCGGGCGACAATGGTCGAGGCGAGCTCCAACGCACGTTCCGTCGGACAACAGCTGGCAGACGGCCTTGGCGTTGAAACGCAATGGTTCGACGGCGACGCGACCGGGCCGCTTACGCAGGCAGTTGCGGCCGATCTGGTCACCATGGCTTATGTACTGGACGAGCTTCCCGAAAACGCCATGTCGCCGTTGATCCGGCGCCTCTGGGCACTTGCCGGAGAATGCCTCGTCGTCATCGAACCGGGCACGCCGGCCGGCTGGAGGCGGATTCTGGCAGCTCGCGATACGTTGGTCGCCGCGGGCGCACATCTTGCCGCCCCATGCCCTCACGAGGCGCCCTGCCCGCTGACCGCGCCGGACTGGTGTCATTTCTCGCGCAAGGTCGCGCGCTCGCGGCTTCATCGAATGGTGAAGCGAGCCGACGTGCCGTGGGAGGACGAGAAATTCACCTATGTGGTGGCGAGCCGATCGCCAGCCGCGAGACGTCCGGCGCGTGTCATCGCGCCGCCGCGCGCCGGCTCCGGCCAGGTACGGCTCAAGCTCTGCCAGCCGGACGGAAGCGTCTGCGACCGTCTCTTCACCAGACGTGACGGACAATTATTCAGGGATGCCCGCCGGGCCGACTGGGGCGACGCGCTTACGGCCGCGCCCTAG
- the rpsF gene encoding 30S ribosomal protein S6 yields the protein MALYEHVFLARQDLSQQQVDALVETYKGIITAGGGSVGRVENWGLKSLTYRVKKNRKAYYTLMDINAPAAAVKEMERQQGLSEDVLRFLTIKVEKHEEGPSAMMQKREERSDRGDRGFGDRGDRPSRGFGDRDRGPREDRGPRRERSEAGAAE from the coding sequence ATGGCTCTCTACGAACATGTGTTCCTTGCCCGCCAGGATCTGTCGCAGCAGCAGGTCGATGCGCTTGTGGAGACCTACAAGGGCATCATCACCGCAGGCGGCGGCTCGGTCGGCCGGGTCGAGAACTGGGGACTGAAGTCCCTCACCTATCGCGTCAAGAAGAACCGCAAGGCTTACTACACGCTCATGGACATCAACGCGCCGGCAGCGGCCGTGAAGGAAATGGAGCGCCAGCAGGGCCTCTCGGAAGACGTCCTCCGTTTCCTGACCATCAAGGTCGAGAAGCACGAGGAAGGCCCGTCGGCCATGATGCAGAAGCGCGAGGAGCGCTCGGACCGCGGCGATCGCGGCTTCGGCGACCGGGGCGACCGTCCGAGCCGCGGCTTCGGCGACCGTGACCGTGGCCCGCGCGAGGATCGCGGCCCGCGCCGCGAGCGTAGTGAAGCAGGAGCTGCCGAATAA
- a CDS encoding DUF779 domain-containing protein, whose product MPDKVSLDKVTATPEAVKLLDEIIADHGPVLFHQSGGCCDGSSPMCYPRGDFIVGDRDVLLGTIGDTPVYISESQYEVWKHTDLILDVVPGRGGMFSLDNGREKRFLTRSTVCAVPG is encoded by the coding sequence ATGCCGGACAAGGTTTCCCTCGACAAGGTCACGGCCACGCCAGAAGCCGTGAAACTGCTTGACGAGATCATCGCCGATCACGGCCCCGTCCTGTTCCACCAGTCGGGCGGCTGCTGCGATGGCTCATCGCCGATGTGCTATCCGCGCGGCGATTTCATCGTCGGTGACCGTGACGTGCTTCTGGGCACGATCGGCGATACGCCAGTCTATATCAGCGAATCCCAATACGAGGTCTGGAAGCACACCGACCTGATACTGGACGTGGTGCCGGGCCGCGGCGGCATGTTCTCGCTCGACAATGGTCGCGAGAAGCGTTTCCTCACCCGCTCGACGGTTTGCGCCGTTCCCGGCTAG
- the rplI gene encoding 50S ribosomal protein L9 yields MEVILLERISRLGQMGETVKVRDGFARNFLLPQGKALRANEANKKRFEGQRAQLEARNLERKSEAAKIAEQLDGKSFIVVRTAGETGQLYGSVSTRDIAELLTAEGFTVARNQVELNHPIKTIGLTNVAIALHPEVEVTITLNVARTADEAERQAKGETLTTAEAIYGEDINENARPENFFDPNAEEADETA; encoded by the coding sequence ATGGAAGTCATTCTTCTCGAACGCATCTCCAGGCTTGGCCAGATGGGCGAGACCGTGAAGGTCCGCGACGGCTTCGCCCGCAACTTCCTGCTGCCGCAGGGGAAGGCGTTGCGCGCCAACGAAGCCAACAAGAAGCGCTTCGAAGGTCAGCGCGCGCAGCTCGAGGCCCGCAACCTCGAACGCAAGTCGGAAGCCGCGAAGATCGCCGAACAGCTCGACGGCAAGAGCTTCATCGTCGTGCGCACCGCCGGCGAGACCGGTCAGCTCTACGGCTCGGTGTCGACCCGCGACATCGCGGAACTGCTGACCGCAGAAGGCTTCACCGTCGCACGCAACCAGGTCGAGCTCAACCATCCGATCAAGACCATCGGCCTCACCAATGTGGCGATCGCCCTGCATCCGGAAGTCGAGGTGACCATCACGCTGAACGTGGCGCGCACCGCCGACGAAGCCGAGCGCCAGGCCAAGGGTGAGACGCTGACGACCGCCGAGGCCATCTACGGCGAGGACATCAACGAGAACGCCCGTCCGGAGAACTTTTTCGACCCGAACGCGGAAGAAGCCGACGAAACGGCGTAA
- a CDS encoding YnfA family protein, whose protein sequence is MTYAIFIAAAVAEIAGCFAFWAWWRLGKSMLWLVPGVLSLMLFAWLLTQVQVDAAGRAYAAYGGIYIVASLAWLWSVEGLRPDRWDLVGAAICLVGASVIFAAPRGS, encoded by the coding sequence ATGACATATGCCATTTTCATTGCGGCCGCCGTGGCCGAAATCGCGGGCTGTTTCGCCTTCTGGGCGTGGTGGCGGCTTGGCAAGTCGATGCTCTGGCTCGTTCCCGGCGTGCTTTCGCTGATGCTGTTCGCCTGGTTGCTGACGCAGGTCCAGGTTGACGCGGCCGGACGCGCCTACGCGGCATACGGCGGCATCTATATCGTCGCATCGCTGGCATGGCTCTGGAGCGTCGAAGGGTTGCGGCCGGACCGATGGGACCTCGTCGGCGCTGCGATCTGCCTTGTCGGCGCGAGCGTGATCTTCGCCGCACCGCGCGGCTCCTGA
- a CDS encoding replicative DNA helicase, with amino-acid sequence MADAARKFNVAEAPLHREAPNNIEAEQALLGAILVNNDAFYRVSDFLKPSHFYEPLHRRIFEVAAELIRMGKIATPITLKTFLPADEKLGDITVAHYLVRLAAEAVTVINAMDYGRAIYDLATRRALITVGEDMVNIAYDAPVDMSPRDQIEDAERRLFELAETGRYDGGFESFNDAVKTAVDMANAAYMRDGHLSGIASGFRDLDKRMGGLQPSDLIIIAGRPGMGKTSLATNMAFHIANAYEPAPQADGTFKAASGGVVGFFSLEMSSEQLATRIISEQTEIPSSKIRRGEINEAQFDLLVGCAQTMQKLPLFIDATGGISIAQLAARARRLKRQRGLDVIVIDYVQLMQGSSAKSSQNRVQEITEITTGLKALAKELGVPIIALSQLSRQVESRDDKRPQLSDLRESGSIEQDADVVLFVYREEYYLKNKEPKPGSDEYIKWEGEMNDARGKAEIIIAKQRHGPTGTVPLGFQGEFTRFFDLADDSHLPERFE; translated from the coding sequence ATGGCTGACGCAGCGCGGAAATTCAATGTCGCGGAGGCGCCGCTTCACAGGGAGGCGCCGAACAACATCGAGGCGGAACAGGCGCTTCTCGGCGCCATTCTCGTCAACAACGACGCATTCTACCGCGTCTCGGACTTCCTCAAGCCTTCGCATTTCTACGAGCCGCTGCACCGCCGCATTTTCGAAGTGGCGGCGGAACTTATCCGTATGGGCAAGATCGCCACGCCGATCACGCTGAAAACCTTCCTGCCAGCCGACGAGAAGCTGGGCGACATCACGGTCGCGCATTATCTCGTGCGGCTCGCGGCGGAGGCGGTCACCGTCATCAACGCGATGGATTACGGCCGCGCCATCTACGATCTGGCGACGCGCCGGGCGCTGATCACGGTCGGCGAGGACATGGTCAACATCGCCTATGACGCGCCGGTGGACATGTCGCCGCGCGACCAGATCGAAGACGCCGAGCGGCGGCTCTTCGAACTCGCCGAGACCGGCCGCTACGATGGTGGCTTCGAGAGCTTCAACGACGCGGTGAAGACCGCGGTCGACATGGCCAATGCCGCCTATATGCGCGACGGCCACCTGTCGGGCATCGCCAGCGGCTTTCGCGACCTCGACAAGCGGATGGGCGGCCTGCAGCCCTCCGACCTCATCATCATCGCCGGCCGTCCGGGCATGGGCAAGACATCGCTCGCCACCAACATGGCGTTCCATATCGCCAACGCCTACGAGCCGGCGCCGCAGGCCGACGGCACTTTCAAGGCCGCGAGCGGCGGCGTTGTCGGCTTCTTCTCGCTCGAAATGTCGTCCGAGCAGCTTGCCACCCGTATCATCTCCGAACAGACGGAAATCCCGTCGTCCAAGATCCGGCGCGGCGAGATCAACGAAGCACAGTTCGACCTGCTGGTTGGCTGCGCGCAGACCATGCAGAAGCTGCCGCTGTTCATCGATGCGACCGGCGGAATTTCCATCGCCCAGTTGGCGGCGCGTGCGCGCCGGCTGAAGCGGCAGCGCGGGCTGGACGTCATTGTCATCGACTACGTGCAGCTCATGCAGGGCTCCAGCGCGAAATCATCGCAGAACCGCGTGCAGGAAATCACCGAGATCACCACGGGTCTGAAGGCGTTGGCCAAGGAACTGGGCGTGCCGATCATCGCGCTCTCCCAGCTCTCGCGTCAGGTCGAGAGCCGCGACGACAAGCGCCCGCAGCTTTCGGACCTGCGCGAGTCGGGTTCCATCGAGCAGGACGCGGATGTGGTGCTGTTCGTCTATCGCGAGGAATACTACCTCAAGAACAAGGAGCCCAAGCCGGGTTCGGACGAATATATCAAGTGGGAAGGCGAGATGAACGACGCCCGCGGCAAGGCGGAAATCATCATCGCCAAGCAGCGCCACGGGCCGACCGGCACGGTGCCGCTCGGATTCCAGGGCGAATTCACGCGCTTCTTCGATCTGGCGGACGACAGCCATCTGCCGGAGCGATTCGAGTAG
- a CDS encoding DUF2778 domain-containing protein, with translation MRNKSLKSASRGASSLHSVIRTIGRFGVPALGVGFALWGAAVMTGLAATEKPAAANSIPTVSASAASVAVPALLKAALPAEARSSQKTDRALAATTGKSGRAAASGTVIAVAAPAAKAPAANIANMKRHWSDIFAGKQDVAFATDPARAARFAQMTSHNPLNRAKLASLFGVDEPVLAKAAPIAKDTVPSTERFGIATIPQASDNLVLAYADPSPAGPSGALAALSAVSPQDEGVLSPEDEANDADGTALFPDYEDTPEETPLPLIRPRFERAEKPAKADEDEAPRQTAKPKREKLQQLAFAKPDNPAEDRGIGNSLKNLFNRPKVGNGVAVYDISAAKVYMPDGSVLEAHSGIGEMADNPKYVHVKMKGPTPPHTYNLRMREKRFHGVEAIRMLPVDGRNKHGRDGFLTHSYLLRGGRAESHGCVAFKDYNKFLNAFKQGKVRQLVVVPGGGRAIARNVQKGRDA, from the coding sequence ATGCGTAACAAATCCCTCAAATCCGCTTCGCGCGGAGCGTCTTCACTTCATTCGGTCATAAGGACCATCGGACGTTTCGGGGTTCCGGCGCTGGGTGTCGGCTTCGCGCTCTGGGGTGCGGCGGTGATGACCGGTCTTGCCGCAACCGAAAAGCCGGCCGCGGCAAATTCCATTCCCACGGTATCGGCCAGTGCCGCGAGCGTTGCCGTCCCGGCACTGCTGAAGGCCGCCCTGCCGGCGGAGGCGCGTTCGTCGCAGAAGACGGACCGCGCCCTCGCCGCCACGACCGGCAAGTCCGGCCGCGCGGCGGCATCCGGAACTGTAATAGCCGTCGCCGCACCGGCCGCAAAGGCTCCCGCGGCGAACATAGCGAACATGAAGCGCCATTGGTCCGATATCTTTGCCGGCAAGCAGGACGTGGCGTTTGCGACGGACCCGGCCCGGGCGGCGCGGTTCGCACAGATGACGTCGCACAATCCGCTGAACCGGGCAAAGCTCGCGAGCCTCTTCGGCGTCGACGAACCTGTTCTGGCGAAGGCCGCGCCCATCGCCAAAGACACGGTCCCGTCGACGGAGCGGTTCGGCATCGCCACCATTCCGCAGGCGTCCGACAATCTCGTGCTCGCCTACGCCGATCCCTCCCCCGCAGGTCCAAGCGGCGCACTCGCGGCGCTTTCGGCCGTATCGCCGCAGGATGAGGGCGTGCTCTCACCGGAGGACGAGGCGAACGACGCCGACGGCACCGCGCTTTTCCCCGACTATGAAGATACGCCGGAGGAGACGCCGCTGCCGCTGATCCGGCCCCGTTTCGAAAGGGCGGAAAAACCGGCCAAGGCCGATGAGGACGAAGCGCCGCGCCAGACAGCGAAACCGAAGCGCGAAAAGCTGCAGCAGCTTGCCTTTGCGAAACCCGACAATCCGGCTGAAGATCGCGGCATCGGCAACAGCCTCAAGAATCTCTTCAACCGTCCGAAGGTCGGCAACGGCGTCGCCGTCTACGACATCAGCGCCGCGAAGGTCTACATGCCGGACGGCTCGGTGCTGGAAGCGCATTCGGGCATCGGCGAGATGGCCGACAATCCGAAATACGTGCATGTGAAGATGAAGGGGCCGACGCCGCCCCATACCTATAATCTCAGGATGCGCGAGAAGCGCTTCCACGGCGTGGAGGCGATCCGCATGCTGCCCGTCGACGGCAGGAACAAGCATGGCCGCGACGGCTTCCTCACGCACAGCTACCTGCTGCGTGGCGGCCGGGCCGAGTCGCATGGCTGCGTCGCCTTCAAGGACTACAACAAGTTCCTGAACGCCTTCAAACAGGGCAAGGTCAGGCAACTGGTCGTGGTTCCCGGCGGAGGCAGGGCGATCGCCCGCAACGTCCAGAAGGGCCGCGACGCATAA
- the rpsR gene encoding 30S ribosomal protein S18, whose amino-acid sequence MVDINQIPTRRPFHRRRKTCPFSGANAPKIDYKDVRLLQRYISERGKIVPSRITAVSQKKQRELAQAIKRARFLGLLPYVVK is encoded by the coding sequence ATGGTCGACATCAATCAGATCCCGACGCGCCGGCCGTTCCATCGCCGCCGCAAGACCTGCCCGTTCTCCGGCGCCAACGCTCCGAAGATCGACTACAAGGACGTCCGCCTGCTCCAGCGCTACATTTCCGAGCGCGGCAAGATCGTTCCGTCCCGCATCACGGCCGTGAGCCAGAAGAAGCAGCGCGAGCTCGCCCAGGCGATCAAGCGCGCCCGTTTCCTCGGCCTCCTGCCCTACGTGGTGAAGTAA
- a CDS encoding GAF domain-containing protein produces the protein MTDNVPHADRIHSALSSNRAAHSALVASWQRSSSLHRLDPSDHAPPRRLTETELRGARERMEPLVRAAQASLDRLYLAVGGVGCCVLLADRDGVPVERRGSPADDRTFRDWGLWTGTVWSEDAEGTNGIGTCLIEHRPVTIDREQHFLSRNTLLSCTTAPIYDHEGHLAAALDVSSCRADLTQGFLNLISIAVVDAARRIEADHFRLAFPDARIALAPTPENSVGALVALDGNDVVIGATRAARLALGLTRESLNGNLAAADILGREGEEKLDLPSAERAMLQRVLTRHRGNVSAAAQQLGISRATLHRKLNRFGLRRPN, from the coding sequence ATGACCGACAACGTGCCTCATGCCGACCGCATTCATTCGGCGCTGAGTTCGAACAGGGCCGCGCATTCCGCGCTCGTTGCGTCCTGGCAGCGAAGCTCGTCTCTCCATCGTTTGGACCCCAGCGACCACGCCCCGCCTCGCAGGCTGACGGAGACGGAGCTTCGCGGAGCGCGAGAGCGAATGGAGCCGCTGGTCCGCGCCGCGCAGGCAAGTCTCGACCGCCTCTACCTGGCCGTTGGCGGCGTCGGCTGCTGCGTGCTGCTCGCGGACAGGGATGGCGTTCCTGTCGAGCGGCGCGGCTCGCCCGCCGACGACCGCACGTTTCGTGACTGGGGCCTTTGGACGGGAACCGTCTGGAGCGAGGATGCCGAGGGCACGAACGGGATTGGCACCTGCCTGATCGAACATCGGCCGGTCACCATCGACCGCGAGCAGCATTTCCTGTCGCGCAATACATTGCTCTCCTGCACCACCGCGCCGATCTACGATCACGAGGGACATCTTGCGGCGGCTCTCGACGTCTCGTCCTGCCGCGCCGACCTGACGCAAGGCTTCCTCAATCTGATCTCCATCGCGGTTGTCGACGCCGCCAGGCGCATCGAGGCTGACCATTTCCGGCTTGCGTTTCCCGATGCTCGTATCGCCCTGGCGCCAACGCCGGAGAATTCCGTCGGCGCGCTTGTCGCCTTGGACGGCAATGATGTGGTGATCGGAGCCACGCGCGCTGCGCGTCTGGCGCTTGGACTGACGCGGGAATCGCTGAACGGAAATCTCGCCGCAGCGGACATTCTCGGGCGCGAGGGAGAAGAAAAGCTCGACCTGCCGAGCGCCGAGCGCGCAATGCTCCAGCGGGTCCTCACGCGCCATCGCGGCAACGTATCGGCGGCGGCGCAGCAACTCGGCATTTCGCGTGCGACGCTGCATCGCAAGCTGAACCGCTTCGGCCTGCGCCGGCCGAACTGA
- a CDS encoding cyclopropane-fatty-acyl-phospholipid synthase family protein, with product MNLFLERVVRRLVKTGTLKITGPTGKPLTFGDGSGAPVHLHIKTRHAERAITLDPNLGLPEAFMDEELDFLEGDVLALLRLVYENMGPAGYDAVWTRAVEGIRIAFRRLQQVNTHARSKRNVQRHYDLSGEIYKLFLDEDMQYSCAYFERPDMTLEEAQLAKKRHIASKLKLKPGQTVLDIGSGWGGLGLYIARSFAADVLGVTLSTEQHAVSTQRVQAEGLEDRVHFEIRDYRDLNERFDRIVSVGMFEHVGVNHYRTFFEKCATLLKPEGVMVLHSIGRFGVPCATAAFIRKYIFPGGYIPALSEVFPAIEKAGLMTTDVEILRLHYADTLKHWRERFLANRDRAKQIYDERFCRMWEFYLSGSEAAFRWQDMMVFQIQLTKRNDVLPVTRGYIEKTEKSLAMHEIAHGKPIPEAEETPPAKSLKPTRRRKVSGKD from the coding sequence ATGAACCTGTTCCTCGAACGAGTCGTACGCCGTCTGGTCAAGACCGGAACTCTCAAGATCACCGGTCCGACCGGCAAGCCACTGACCTTCGGCGACGGTTCGGGCGCTCCGGTTCACCTCCACATCAAAACCAGACATGCGGAGCGGGCGATCACACTCGACCCCAATCTCGGCCTGCCGGAAGCCTTCATGGACGAGGAACTCGATTTTCTCGAAGGCGACGTGCTGGCGCTCCTCCGTCTCGTCTACGAGAACATGGGACCGGCCGGTTACGATGCGGTGTGGACGCGCGCGGTCGAAGGGATTCGCATCGCTTTCCGCCGGCTGCAGCAGGTCAACACCCATGCGCGGTCGAAGCGCAACGTGCAGCGCCACTACGATCTCTCGGGCGAGATCTACAAGCTCTTCCTCGACGAGGACATGCAGTACTCCTGCGCCTATTTCGAGCGTCCGGACATGACGCTGGAAGAGGCGCAACTGGCGAAGAAGCGCCACATCGCGTCGAAGCTGAAGCTAAAGCCCGGCCAAACCGTGCTCGATATCGGCTCGGGCTGGGGCGGGCTCGGGCTCTATATCGCCAGATCATTCGCCGCGGACGTCCTCGGCGTCACCCTTTCGACGGAACAGCATGCGGTTTCGACGCAGCGCGTGCAGGCGGAAGGGCTGGAAGACCGCGTGCATTTCGAGATTCGCGACTATCGCGATCTCAACGAACGGTTCGACCGGATCGTTTCGGTCGGCATGTTCGAGCATGTCGGCGTGAATCACTACCGCACCTTCTTCGAAAAGTGCGCCACGCTGCTGAAGCCGGAAGGCGTGATGGTGCTCCATTCCATCGGGCGCTTCGGGGTGCCCTGCGCCACCGCCGCCTTCATCCGTAAATACATCTTCCCGGGCGGCTATATCCCCGCGCTGTCGGAAGTCTTCCCGGCGATCGAGAAGGCCGGTCTGATGACGACCGACGTCGAGATCCTGCGCCTGCACTATGCCGATACGCTGAAGCACTGGCGCGAGCGCTTCCTCGCCAACCGCGACCGCGCCAAGCAGATCTACGACGAGCGTTTCTGTCGCATGTGGGAATTCTACCTGTCCGGCTCGGAGGCGGCGTTCCGCTGGCAGGACATGATGGTCTTCCAGATCCAGCTGACCAAGAGAAACGACGTTCTCCCGGTCACGCGCGGCTATATCGAAAAGACGGAGAAGTCGCTGGCCATGCATGAGATCGCGCATGGCAAGCCGATTCCGGAGGCCGAAGAAACGCCGCCGGCCAAGTCCCTGAAGCCGACGCGCCGGAGAAAAGTCTCCGGCAAGGACTGA